AGGAGAAGAAATCGTTATTACTCAAAATAATCAACCCATAGCTAAAATCTCTCCGATTAAACGGCTATTAAAGCGAGGAAGTGCTGAAGGAAAAGTATGGATGAGTGACGACTTTGATCAACCACTAGAAGATTTTATGGAATATATGTAATGAACTTTTTATTAGATACACATATATTTCTTTGGTTTGTTAATGACAATCCTCGATTGAGCAATAATCTTAAAGATGTGATCGAAAATGAGAGCAATTTTAGCTATCTTAGTGTGGCAAGTCTTTGGGAAATGTCTATTAAATACAGTTTAGGAAAGTTAAAATTAGAACCTTCTTATGAAGATTTTGTCGAGAAAGAGGTAAAAGAAAGTAATATTATTTTACTAGATATTGAGTTGAAGCATCTTGAAATTAACGCAACTCTCCCTTTCTATTTTCTTCCTAAAAAACTAAATTGAAAAGCCAAAATAAGGGAAATATAAAAAAAATATAAAAAGAAATTCTTATTCATGGTCAAAAGTGACATTCATTAGCTACATTAGAAGTCAACTATTAATCTCGTTTGATTGTGGGCAAATTTAGTATTGCAGGTCACAAATTTAGTTAAGAATAAGTGATTTATTAAATATTGTCTCAAAACAACGGGACTGCGTTAAAAAGAGGAGTAATCAAAATGAATCAGTTAATCAGCGCCCTTCACCTCCATAATGAAGCAATCAACACAGAAACAGACCGAGATTTGACAGAAATCATTGCCGAATACACTGACGAAATCGATGCGAAAAAATCAAGGGGAAATAGCCCCAAAGCAGAAGATTCTGTAGGTTCTTTTTTCAAAGAAATGGCGCGCTACCCCCTCCTCAGTGCCTCAGAAGAAATTGATCTCGCCTATGCTGTTAAATTTTTAATGGAATGCGAAGAAAAACAACAGTTGTTACATCATCAATTACAGCGCACTCCTAGTAAAAAAGAACTAGCTCAAGTGATGGGCTTAGAAAATGAGCGTCAATTAGACAATCGCTTGTATAAAGGAAGAGTTGCCAAACGTAAAATGATTCGCTCTAACCTGCGTTTAGTAGTATCCATTGCCAAACGTTATCTTAATCGTGGTGTGCCTTTCTTGGATTTGATTCAGGAGGGCGCTATTGGCTTAAATCGCGCCGCCGAAAAATTCGACCCCAACAAAGGCTATAAATTTTCTACCTACGCCTATTGGTGGATTCGTCAAGCTATCACTCGCACCATCGCCAATGACTCTCGCACCATTCGTTTACCCATTCATATCGTTGAAAAACTAAATAAACTCAAAAAAGCTCAACGGGAATTAAAACAAGACTTACAGCGCAACCCCACCGAAACCGAATTAGCGGACGAAATGGGCATCAATCAACAGGGTTTACATCAGCTATTGCAACTAAAAAGACAATCTTTATCACTTAATCATCGAGTGGGGAAAGGAGAAGACACCGAATTATTAGAATTACTGGAGGACACAAACTTACTACTGCCTGAAGAAAAAATAAATGAAGCGATGATGCACCAAGAAATCGTTTCTGTGTTAACCGACGTTTTAAGTGAAAGAGAAAAGGAAGTAATTGTTTTGCGCTATGGTTTAGCTAGTTCTAAACCCCATACCTTAGAAGAAGTGGGACAAATTTTTGATCTGTCGAGGGAGAGAGTGCGCCAAATCCAAACTAAAGCAATGCGTAAACTTAGAAGACCTCAAGTTGCTAGACGTTTAAAAGGTTGGTTAACTTAAACAAACACCGTATATCGGGCTTCTAGCCCGATCACTCATCCCAAATATTATTGAGAGCAATTAAAATAAAACCAATGGCAGCTAATCCTTTGAGTAATTTTACTGGTAAAAATTCACCGATGGCAACTCCAGCAATTACTCCCAAGAAACTAGCTAGAATTAGGGCAACGATTGAACCAAAAAAGACGGCTTGAGGTGATTTTGAACCACCACTGAGGGCGATGGCAGCTAACTGGCTTTTATCGCCTATTTCTGCGACAAATACGGTGACAAAGGTTAGGCTTAATAATTCCCAATCCATAATATTTTTTGTTAAATGTTTCCTTCCAAGAAATTATAACACTGGTCAAAAGCGCAACGACTTTAATAATTTATAATTCATGATTAGGGTGTGCTGAATAAATCAAAACCCTTGTCAAATAAAAGTTTAAAGTCTATTCTACATAACAAAAAGTGTCATAAATTGACTTTTTTCTCTAAAAATACTGTATTTTTCCATGCCAATCAAAAATAATTGATACAAATGAGCAATTTATGAAAAATAACTATTTGGCTAAAGTCTTAAATTTATAAGCATTTCACCTGAAACCTGACACCCGAAGCCTGACACCTCCCCTCACCAAAATACTTTTTCAGCAACCCCTACTTACTCATCCTCATCGCAGATAATTTCAATGGTGCGGGGTTGAGATGACTCTTTTTCTTCCTTTACCGTATTATTTTGTTTTGCTTTAGCTTGGTTAATGGTTTCATCAACAAATTTTCGAGCTTCTTCCGTTGTCATTTTGCCTTTATTCACCATATCATCTGCCATTTGCTGGATTTCTTGAGCAAAATTAGGATTATTGATAACTCTCTCCGCATTTTTGCGCACCTCCTCTAGGGTGTCTCCCGCTTTTTCGGCAGCATAACCAGCAATACCAATACCTAGATATAAGGCTTTTTGTAAGAAGTTTTCGGGTTTGTTTTCAGGGGCGCTCATTTTTCCTAACTCTTGTATAGATTGACAGTATTATCCTAGCTTATCCTCATATTCTCGACCGATTAAAATAATGTCGTGATTCCCCCACAGTGTGATATTCGGGCGAGAAGCCCGAAATATGGTCGATGTCTATAATTATTCTGCCGTAACTTTTCCTCGAAATACAAAATAATTATAAATGTTATAAAACAACATAATAGGGATTAAAAATCCAATAAACACTAACATAAATACCAAAGAACTAGGAGATGCGGCCGCTTGATATATGGTAATACTAGGGGGAATAATATAGGGAAAAACTACCAAAGCTAAACCCACAAAAGTTAACAAGAAAATTAGGATAGTAAGAATAAAAGGAGTTCTTTCTTGCTTTTTGTTTAGGCTAATAAATAACAAAACAACTAAACCTAATCCAATGATGGGAATAGCACTGAAAATATAAATAAAAGGTTCTTCAAATAGTCGATTTCGTGCAAAGATAGAAAAAATTGGGGTTACTGTAGTAATGGCAATAGCACCTAGTAAGGTAGTAATCGAGGCAAGTTTAGCAGTTTTATAATGGGTTTGCTGTAAACTACCAGAAGTTTTCATAATCAGATAACAAGAGCCAATCAAAACATAACCTTGGATTAAGGTTAAGGCAATCACCACACTACGCCAGTTAAACCAATCCCAAGTTGAGCCGATAAAATGCCCTGTTTCATCCACATGGATTCCTTCGATTACACCAGCAAGGGCAAAACCTTGCCCTATAGTTGCAACTAAACTACCAATGCCAAACGCTAAATTCCAAAAAAACTTTTGGTCAGAATTTTCTCGAAACTCAAATGCTACCGTGCGAAATACTAACCCCATTACCATCATCATAATAGGAATATAAAGAGAGCTTAAAATAGTGGCATAGGCAAGGGGAAAAGCCCCAAATAAACTACCCCCCATCAAAATTAACCAAGTGGCATTAGCATCCCAAACGTTACTTAAACTTGTCATTAATATTCCCCTCCTCTCCTCAGTAGAAGAAGTTAGGGAAAGAATGCCTACCCCCAAATCAAAACCATCTAACATCACATACATGAACAAAAATAACGCCAAAATGGCAAACCACACTAGGGGCAGTAAATAGTCTAATGATTCCATTACAAAATTCCTCGCAATTAATCGATAATTGTTGTTAGTTGATACTTGAAACGTAACTATCCAATATTTTTAGTAATATCAAGTTCGGATAATTAGTTACAAATAGATTAGCTCTTCGCACTTTACCCACCGTGTAATGAATTACACGGAACCAATAGGTTTACGTTCAATAAATTGAACTAAGATACTGATATTACTAATTTGTAAGTGATCGCGCAGCGGCAGCCTTCGGCTGATCAAACAGACTTGATGTAATCGGGCTAGAAGCCCGAAATACAGTCAAAAAAGGCTACTTTTTACAGAAGTTTATCCCTTAGCCGTTAATTAATAGGGCGACTATTAGGAATATGTTTAGCTGGATTTACTTCTAAAGGTGTTACTTTTTCTGTAGCGCCCGGCAAAGGCAAATCAAAATCAGGTCCTTTTCTGATGATGCGACTGCCGAAATATAAGGCAGAAAAGAAAAGTAAGGTATAGATAACTAGAAAAATGCTTAAAGAGGTTAGCACATTTCCTGATGGTAAATTAGATACGGCATCGGCGGTGCGAATTTGCCCATATACTACCCAAGGTTGTCGGCCTACACAGCGCACGATCCACCCTGATTCTACCGCTAAATAACCAGTAGGGGCGCTGAATACCCATGCCCACATTAATAGTTTTTGATTAGCTAAATTTTCGGGGGTGAATTTGCCCCTAATCCATTGAATTACTGACACTGCCATGATGCCCACAAACAAAAAAGCAATGCCACTCATGAGACGAAACGCATAATATACTAAACCTACCATGGAGGGACGATCTTCAGGTTTCCACTCTTTTAAACCCATGACAGGCTCACTGAGACGGGGTTTAAATTCTAAGATATAACTTAGGGCATTGGGTACTTTGATTTCCCAGTTGTTACTTTCTGTTTGATTATTTGGGGAAGCCAAAAGACTCCAATCTGCTTTCTCCCCTGCTGGTACCGTATCCCACAACGCTTCCATGGCAGCTAATTTGGTGGGTTGATAGTGATATACTTGCTCGGCGCTTAGATGCCCGACATAGACTTGTAAGGGGGTAATGGCGATGGCTATTACTAACACAATTTTAAGGGAGCGAGTAAAAAAAGCCTGATGATGTTTTTTGAGTAAATACCAAGCACTAATGCCTCCAATCACGAATAAGGAAGTTTCAAGGGTAGCCAAAAACATATGGGAAACACTTTTCACCATGAAAGGGTTTAACATCCCTTCAAAATAGTTACTTACCACAAATTTTCCTTCCACAAATTCACCACCGGCAGGGGTTTGCATCCAAGAATTGGCGATCAGAATCCAAAAAGTAGAAAGGTTTGCCCCAACTGCTACTAAAATAGTCGCCATGTAGTGGATAACGGGGTTTACCCTTTCCCAACCGAATAGCATGATGCCCAAGAAACCAGCTTCTAGCATGAATGCCATGGTTGCTTCAAAACCAAGAATACTACCAAAAAAGTCTCCTACTGACTCGGAGAAGGGCGCCCAGTTAGTGCCGAATTGAAATGCCATGGGTGAGCCAGAAGCCACGCCAATGCCGAAGTTTAGCACATACAATTTAGCCCAAAAACGAGCGTGGTAGTAGTAATCTGGATTTTTAGTTTTTAGCCATAATCCTTCCACAATTACTAAATAAATTGCCATGCCCGTAGTTAATACGGGCCACAGCATATGAAAAATTGCAGTGAAGGCAAATTGCATTCTTGATAAAACTAGCGTGTTTGAAAGAAAGTCCATAGTTATAGAAGTGAGGAATTACATTCTCTTTTATTCTAATCACTATTTTTCTTTGACTAACTGTCTTTTTTTGTAAATTGATGATTTATTCACGGTGTTATGAATTAAACGGCTAACAAGTATCGCTCCATTAGCCCATTAAAATAACATTATCGATAACGTGAATAACGCCATTATCTGCTTCAATGTCACTGGCGATAACGGTGGCATTTTTTACCTCAAAACTTTCATCATTACAATCAATAGTAATGGGAGAACCTTCTACAGATTCCACTTGATCAAGTTTTTCTAAGTCTGCTTTAAATAATTTTCCTGATACCACATGATAGGTTAAAATCCGAGCTAATTGGGGAGGATTTTGTACTAAAGTTTGTATGGTGCCGGGGGGAAGTTTGGCAAATGCTTCATCAGTGGGGGCAAATACGGTAAAAGGTCCGGGACTTTTTAATACTTCCACTAAGTCGGCAACCTGCACGGCTGTCACAAGGGTTTTGAAGTTATCGTTATTAACAGCGATTTCAACTATATTAGGCATTTTCTATTATTGTTGTTAACTAATTCTAATAGCTATTGTATAGGATGGTCGTTGATTTTTTTCTCGATAAGTTTTAACTATTCTTAAGTTGTCGCTCATATAAATATGTTCAAAATATGGTTTAGCTTGGGCTGTTGTTTGTAGTTTTTTGTACCATTTTTTATTAAATCTATTTTCTTTTACTTGTACTGATTCGGGATTAAGTTTGTTTTTTTTATCCAAATTTTTAAGGGTTTTGTTAAACCATTTTTCTGCTTTTTCTTGGTTAAATGATGATAAGTTTGCTAACGATATTTTTTGATTGACGGCAATATTTTCAATTACCCATTGTTGATTTTCAATGTAATATTTTTGAATGATCATTAAGTCATAAGCTGGGGAAAATATTTTTTTGAGAAAATTAATGCCATTTACTGGTAAATATCGAGCTATATTAGCATAATAATTTTCGTTAAATATTTGATAGGATTGATTGCCAATACGACCGGGTATAATGTCCACAAAGGGAATTGTTGTCCACAGGGGAAGCCAGACACCGATGAGGGGCGCTGTTTGATTCTCTGGATTCGGAAATTTTGATGCTTTTTTTAGGTTCTCAATGATTGGTAATAATGTTTGTTGATAGTAGTCATTTTTTTGTTTGAGGGGTTCAGTATCTTTGTTAATTATTAGGTTTATTAATTCGGCTTCGGGCGCTGAAAATTTTGTTTTATCTATTATTATTTTATCTTTATTTTCTGTTTGTAACATTTGTTTTTGTTTTCATGAAATAAACTATTAAAATTAACTAAAAATACTTAAAATTTTATCAGATACAACAGTTTTACTCCCTTAAATCTCTCTTTGAGTAGTAGTAAATTTTTTTTCGTTGATCTCAAAATACTTTGCCCTCTCCCCAACCCCTCTCCCACAGGAGAGGGGAGTAATATTTTCTAATAATTGATTAGTTTGAGAAACTAGGATTTTTGAGAATGCAAACGTTTTGGTTAGTAAGGGGAGGAAGGGAGAAGATTTTTTTAATTTATAAGAATTTCACCTGAAACCTGACACCTGAAGCCTGACACCTCCCCTAACCAAAATACTTTTTCAGCAAACCCTAATTATGATTATTTTCATAGGCAGAGACAATTTTTTGGACGAGGGGATGGCGAATAACGTCGGCTTGGGTTAGGTAGCAAAAACCAATGCCTTCGACATTTTTGAGAATGTGACTGGCAACGATTAAGCCTGATTTTTGATTGGTGGGTAAGTCGGTTTGGGTGACATCTCCTGTTACTACCATTTTTGAGCCAAAACCAAGACGGGTTAAGACCATTTTTAGTTGTGCTGGGGTGGTATTTTGGGCTTCATCCACGATAACAAAAGCGTTACTTAAAGTTCTACCTCTCATGTAGGCGAGGGGCGCTACTTCAATTTTGCCTTTTTCCATCAATTCGGGAATTTTGACGGGATCGATAAATTCATATAAGGCATCATAAAGGGGGCGCAAAAAGGGATCAACTTTTTGTTGTAAGTCACCGGGTAAAAAGCCTAGTTTTTCTCCTGCTTCTACGGCAGGGCGTGTTAAAATTAATCTCTCACACTGATTTTGGAGTAGGGCTTGTGCGGCTAAAACGGCGGCGAGAAAAGTTTTTCCTGTACCAGCTGGACCGATCCCAAAGGTTATATCATGGGTTTGAATAGTTTTAATGTACTGTTTTTGTTTGAAGGTTTTAGCTCGGATAGATTCGCCGTTACGGGTGCGCGCTAATACTTCTTGTTGTATGGTTTGATATTCGCCCATTTGATCGGTATTGAGGGCATGGAAGGCGGTGAGAATATCAGGCTCTGTAATTGGTTTACCCTCTTGCCAGTAAGTTTGAAGGGCGCTGATAATAGCTAAACTACGCTTAACGGCGTTGGTTTTACCATAAACTGCTACTTCTTGCCCTTGTAAAGATAATCCAGCGCCCGTCATCCTAGCAATATATTTTAAATTTTCTTCATTACTACCAGCCAAAGCGATGGCACTTTCAATACTAGGAAGGGCTATAGTTTGATTATCTTCACTCATTAGCTATTTTGTCGATATTTTATTTTTTACTCTATCATAATTTATAAGGTAGGAGAGCAGTTGAGTGCTTCGTTACAAATAGATTATATCTTCGCAATTTACCCACCGTGTAATGAATTACACGGCTAACAGTATTTCGTTCAATAAATTGAACTAAGATTGTTTTTAATTTATCTATTTATAGGTGATCAAACGAACTTGATATAATGCCAATGAAAACTTTATTTCTCAGGATATTTTTCATCTAACGTTAAAGCAATTTTAGAGCTAATACCAGCCAACCAATTTTCATCCTGTTTGCTATAACTGCGAGGGATATTAGTTGCCATCATCATCACTCCATCATGATTTAATGGTAAACAAATTAAACCTTGAATATTATCAGGAAAATAATCAAATTCTACTTTACCCGGATAGTGTTTTAAATCCACTAAATAAACTGGCTTCTGAGTCTTAATTACTCTTTCAGTAATTGCTCCTAATTTTATTTCTTTTTTATTACTTAAAATACCTCTTCTTAGTAAAGTTTTACCTTGATAAAAAATAATAATAGATTTAGTTACTGTATTATTAATAATTAAATGACTAGCCCAAGCTAATTCAGTTTTCAATGATTCTGATAAATTTTGCTCCAATTCAAAGCCTTCTTCCCCGTTTAAAATTACACTCTGAGGAGGAACTGAATTAATCTCTCTAGCTAAAATGCTAGTCAGAAGTAACATCGCACATAATAAGATACCGAGAGCGTCGGAGCGCGCTTGAGAGTCTAAAAGAGTGGGAGTAACTAATCGATTAATCATTAATAAAGTTCCCCCTAATATTCCAGCGATTAAGGGTAAGTTTTTTAATAATTGATTGGTGTCTGATTTTTTACTCTTTGTCATACAAAAAGATTATTAAGTTAATAATGTGTTGGGTTTCGTCTGCTCAACCCAACCTACATAATATTTTAATTAGTGGGAACTCTTTTTTCTCCCGGTTCTAGGATACGCTGAAATAAATATCCTGTACCTCTAGCGGTGAGGATTAATTCAGGATTACTAGGGTCCTCCTCCAATTTAGCGCGCAAACGGGAAACATGGACATCCACCACTCTAGTATCCACATGACGCTCAGGGGTATAACCCCATACTTCTTGTAATATTTCGGAGCGTGAAAAGGCATCGCCAGATTTGCTCACTAATAATTCTAATAGGCTAAACTCCATCCCTGTCAAGCGAATGCGTTGATCTCCTTTATAAACCTGTCTTTTGTTGGTATCGATACGGATGGCGTTAACAGAAATCACCCCAGAACTAGGTATTCCAGCGCCCCCCTCCTTATCCACACGTCTTAAAACTGACCTAATTCTCGCTTCTAATTCTTTGGGGGAAAAGGGTTTAACCACATAATCATCAGCGCCTAACTCCAAACCCGTAATACGATCAGCTACATCACCCAGAGCGGTTAACATGATGATAGGAATATCTGATTCTTTGCGTAATTCCTGACAGACACCATAACCATCTAATTTGGGCATCATGACATCTAACACCACTAAATCAGGTTGGGTTTCATGAAAAGTAGCAATGGCATCTTCCCCATCGGCGGCGGTGACTACGTCATAACCAATCATGGATAAACGGGTTTCGAGAATCCGTCTAATACTGGCTTCATCATCAACTACTAATATTCTTTCTTTTTGGTTTTCCAATGAACTAAACTCCTTTGTTCTTTAATCCTTAAAATTAATTATATGTTGATCAAAATTAATTTATATTGTTTGCTTTGTTAAACGCTATATTAGTAATTTACAATAATTTGGCTTAATTTTAGTGATCTAAGTCAAAAATCAGGTAAAGGGCAAGGGGCAAAGGGCAAAGGTTAAAATGCTTTAAAATAAATGGCATTAAGTGATACGTTTACAGTGCATCAACTGTTAATCTATATCAATTATTTTTGGTAATGGTGTAGGAAAGAGGATATTTTTAGAGAAAAAGGTCAATTTATAGCACTTTTTGTAATGGAAAATAGACCTAAACCTCGTCTTTTCAGAGGTGAGCAAATTTAATGGCAATCCAAGCTATCTTTAAATTTACCTTTGCCCTTTGCCGTTTTGAGAGTACAATATTTTAAGCAAAAAATTGATTATAAATAAAAAGTATAAATATAATGGAGCATAAAGGCGTAACAATTTGGTTTACGGGGTTAAGTGGTGCGGGAAAAACCACCATTAGCCAAGTGGTAGCCCAAAAACTGAAAGATGCTGGTTATAAATTAGAAGTGCTTGACGGCGACATCGTGCGCACTAATTTAACTAAAGGATTGGGTTTTAGTAAGGAAGACAGAGACGAAAATATCCGCCGTATCGGTTTTGTCTCGAATCTTTTAACCCGTAATAATGTGATTGTCATTGTCTCTGCCATTTCTCCTTATCGTGCGGTTAGAGAGGAAGTGAGGGAAAAAATCGGTAATTTTGTGGAAGTGTTTGTTAATGCACCTTTAGCTACTTGTGAGGAGAGAGACGTTAAGGGTTTGTATAAAAAGGCGCGCGCCGGGGAAATCAAGATGTTTACGGGAATTAGTGATCCTTATGAAGCGCCCCTCACCCCTGAAATTGAATGTAGGACTGATTTAGAGGAGTTGGACGAAAGTGTTAACAAAGTTTTAGATAGTCTCAAAAATTTAGGTTATCTTAGTTAGATTATCGCCCTTTGCCCTTTTGACAGGTAGAGGGCAGGGGAAAATATTTAGGCTAAGATAATGTTAAATGTTTACTTTCCGATGAAAATATGCAAGGAATTGATTTTGTAATTGACGAAAAAGGCATCAAAAAAGCTGTATTAATCGATTTAGAACAGTGGGGAGAAGTTTGGGAAAATTTTTATGATATTCTGGTTTCAAAACAAAGAGACGATGAAGAAGAAATTTCATGGGAGGAATTAAAGCAAGAATTAGAATCTGAGCAAAATTTACATGATTGAATATCAAATAAAGTTCAAATCATCAACAGTTAAAGAGTTTAAAAATTTACCCTCAAGTATGCAAAAGCGTATTGGTGATATTTTAGAAAAAATGAAACAAAATCCTCGAACTTCTGGAGTATTAAAACTGAAAGGGGATAGCCAACTATACAGAGTTAGAGTAGGAGATTATCGTATAATTTTTAATATTGATGATGAGCAAAAATTAGTTAAAGTTACTAGAATTAGACATCGTCAAGATGTTTATAAAAAATGATTATTTTTGATAGTATAAATTGGTCTAATCCTTGGTTAACCGCCGTAATTTTAAATACCATTTTAATTATTTTGGCGTTTATTTTGCCCAAAAAGTTATTAACCGTCATGGGTTATCTTAATGCTTGGTTTTTGGGGATAATTGTCTGGGGTTGCTTGGGGTGGCAAGGTTACACGGTGGTGATGTTTTATTTCCTCGTGGGTTCAACGGTAACGCGCATCGGGAAACAGGAAAAGGAGGCGCTGGGTATTGCGGAAAAGCGTGATGGCATGAGAGGCCCTGAAAATGTGTGGGGGAGTGCGCTGGTGGGCGCTTTATGTGCTTTAGGGGTGTTATTTGTTTCTACTTCTTGGCAATCTTTATTAATTCTTGCTTATGTAGCTAGTTTTGCCACGAAGTTATCGGATACTTCTGCTTCGGAGGTGGGTAAGGCTTACGGTAAAAATACTTTTTTGATTACTACTTTTCAACCCGTCAAAAGAGGCACGGAGGGCGCTGTTAGTTTAGAGGGGACGGGCGCTGGAATTATTGCTAGTATATTAATCTCTCTGGTGGCTTTATCTCTAGGCATGATTTCCCCTATGGGAGTTGTAATCGCAATAATTGCTTCTTTTATCGCTACCAATATTGAAAGTTTTATCGGTGCTACTTTGCAAACTAATTTCGATTGGTTAACTAATGAGTTAGTCAATGTTATTAATACACTGGTGGGGGCGCTGGTGGCGATTTTACTAGGTTATTTCTTCATTCTTTAAAACTATTATCCCCCTCTCCTCCCGCTTGAAGATCAGGGTTTTTGCCAAATTAAACCAAAAATCTAAATTTTTGGAAAGGGAGGCAGAGGAAGAAAGAGAGAAAATTAATTATCCATTATTCATTTATAAAACATCTTGCAGATTAACACCGACGGTGGAAATTTCTAAAAATGCTGAACCCATTTTCTTTGTTTCAAGGCGCTCTTTGACTTTAGTATAAACAGGACTAGGGAAGGTAATATAACCAGACTCAGCAACCAAATCTCCATTAGCTTCATCAGCATAATAGTTAGCAAATGCCTGAACCTCAGCGCGCGCCAACGCAGATTCACTAACATAGATAAATAAAGGACGAGCTAAAGGCTGATAAAGTCCTTGTTCCACATTGGCAACAGTAGGCTCAACACAACCATCACCGCCATCATTAGGGTCTTCATTATCAATATTAACACCATGAATCTTGTCTACATTTTCCTCTAAATAGGCTAAACCGAAATAGCCCAAACTACCAAGGTCACCACTGACACCCTGCACAATAACGTTATCATCTTCCGTAGAGGTGACGTCTCCCCTAGCAACCCCTCCGTCACCATTGATAGCTTCCGTAAAGTAATCAAAAGTACCCGAATCAGTACCCGGTGCATATAAACTTAAAGGTTGGTCAGGAAAATTATCTCTAACTTGATTCCAGTTAGTAATTTTACCTTGTGCTCCTGGTGACCAAACCTTTTTCAATTCAGCGGCGGTTAAGCAATAAGCCCAATCATTATCCTTATGCACCACCACAGAAAGGGCATCAAAAGCCACAGGAATTTCAATGAAGTTGATACTATTTTTAGCGCACTCCTCCGCCTCTGAAGGTTTAATGGGACGAGAAGCATTGGAAATATCCGTTTCACCAGCGCAAAACTTCTTAAAACCGCCCC
The sequence above is drawn from the Cyanobacterium sp. T60_A2020_053 genome and encodes:
- a CDS encoding TMEM165/GDT1 family protein; the protein is MDWELLSLTFVTVFVAEIGDKSQLAAIALSGGSKSPQAVFFGSIVALILASFLGVIAGVAIGEFLPVKLLKGLAAIGFILIALNNIWDE
- a CDS encoding response regulator transcription factor: MENQKERILVVDDEASIRRILETRLSMIGYDVVTAADGEDAIATFHETQPDLVVLDVMMPKLDGYGVCQELRKESDIPIIMLTALGDVADRITGLELGADDYVVKPFSPKELEARIRSVLRRVDKEGGAGIPSSGVISVNAIRIDTNKRQVYKGDQRIRLTGMEFSLLELLVSKSGDAFSRSEILQEVWGYTPERHVDTRVVDVHVSRLRAKLEEDPSNPELILTARGTGYLFQRILEPGEKRVPTN
- a CDS encoding cytochrome ubiquinol oxidase subunit I; this translates as MDFLSNTLVLSRMQFAFTAIFHMLWPVLTTGMAIYLVIVEGLWLKTKNPDYYYHARFWAKLYVLNFGIGVASGSPMAFQFGTNWAPFSESVGDFFGSILGFEATMAFMLEAGFLGIMLFGWERVNPVIHYMATILVAVGANLSTFWILIANSWMQTPAGGEFVEGKFVVSNYFEGMLNPFMVKSVSHMFLATLETSLFVIGGISAWYLLKKHHQAFFTRSLKIVLVIAIAITPLQVYVGHLSAEQVYHYQPTKLAAMEALWDTVPAGEKADWSLLASPNNQTESNNWEIKVPNALSYILEFKPRLSEPVMGLKEWKPEDRPSMVGLVYYAFRLMSGIAFLFVGIMAVSVIQWIRGKFTPENLANQKLLMWAWVFSAPTGYLAVESGWIVRCVGRQPWVVYGQIRTADAVSNLPSGNVLTSLSIFLVIYTLLFFSALYFGSRIIRKGPDFDLPLPGATEKVTPLEVNPAKHIPNSRPIN
- a CDS encoding PhoH family protein, whose translation is MSEDNQTIALPSIESAIALAGSNEENLKYIARMTGAGLSLQGQEVAVYGKTNAVKRSLAIISALQTYWQEGKPITEPDILTAFHALNTDQMGEYQTIQQEVLARTRNGESIRAKTFKQKQYIKTIQTHDITFGIGPAGTGKTFLAAVLAAQALLQNQCERLILTRPAVEAGEKLGFLPGDLQQKVDPFLRPLYDALYEFIDPVKIPELMEKGKIEVAPLAYMRGRTLSNAFVIVDEAQNTTPAQLKMVLTRLGFGSKMVVTGDVTQTDLPTNQKSGLIVASHILKNVEGIGFCYLTQADVIRHPLVQKIVSAYENNHN
- the cydB gene encoding cytochrome d ubiquinol oxidase subunit II, which encodes MESLDYLLPLVWFAILALFLFMYVMLDGFDLGVGILSLTSSTEERRGILMTSLSNVWDANATWLILMGGSLFGAFPLAYATILSSLYIPIMMMVMGLVFRTVAFEFRENSDQKFFWNLAFGIGSLVATIGQGFALAGVIEGIHVDETGHFIGSTWDWFNWRSVVIALTLIQGYVLIGSCYLIMKTSGSLQQTHYKTAKLASITTLLGAIAITTVTPIFSIFARNRLFEEPFIYIFSAIPIIGLGLVVLLFISLNKKQERTPFILTILIFLLTFVGLALVVFPYIIPPSITIYQAAASPSSLVFMLVFIGFLIPIMLFYNIYNYFVFRGKVTAE
- a CDS encoding cofactor assembly of complex C subunit B, whose product is MTKSKKSDTNQLLKNLPLIAGILGGTLLMINRLVTPTLLDSQARSDALGILLCAMLLLTSILAREINSVPPQSVILNGEEGFELEQNLSESLKTELAWASHLIINNTVTKSIIIFYQGKTLLRRGILSNKKEIKLGAITERVIKTQKPVYLVDLKHYPGKVEFDYFPDNIQGLICLPLNHDGVMMMATNIPRSYSKQDENWLAGISSKIALTLDEKYPEK
- a CDS encoding type II toxin-antitoxin system Phd/YefM family antitoxin, with translation MNKLDIIEAKSNLSKLLDLAIQGEEIVITQNNQPIAKISPIKRLLKRGSAEGKVWMSDDFDQPLEDFMEYM
- a CDS encoding fasciclin domain-containing protein; protein product: MPNIVEIAVNNDNFKTLVTAVQVADLVEVLKSPGPFTVFAPTDEAFAKLPPGTIQTLVQNPPQLARILTYHVVSGKLFKADLEKLDQVESVEGSPITIDCNDESFEVKNATVIASDIEADNGVIHVIDNVILMG
- a CDS encoding RNA polymerase sigma factor, RpoD/SigA family, with the protein product MNQLISALHLHNEAINTETDRDLTEIIAEYTDEIDAKKSRGNSPKAEDSVGSFFKEMARYPLLSASEEIDLAYAVKFLMECEEKQQLLHHQLQRTPSKKELAQVMGLENERQLDNRLYKGRVAKRKMIRSNLRLVVSIAKRYLNRGVPFLDLIQEGAIGLNRAAEKFDPNKGYKFSTYAYWWIRQAITRTIANDSRTIRLPIHIVEKLNKLKKAQRELKQDLQRNPTETELADEMGINQQGLHQLLQLKRQSLSLNHRVGKGEDTELLELLEDTNLLLPEEKINEAMMHQEIVSVLTDVLSEREKEVIVLRYGLASSKPHTLEEVGQIFDLSRERVRQIQTKAMRKLRRPQVARRLKGWLT